In Paenibacillus sp. FSL R7-0345, a single window of DNA contains:
- a CDS encoding sugar-binding domain-containing protein — MSTPAAEPSIPRPEYPRPQFVRKDWLSLNGQWDFCFDDGRAGEDEHWYRGDAEAFSARAIQMPFAFQSRLSGIADPSFHDVVWYRRTFCIPADWSGKRVVLHFGAVDYLAKVWVNGQLAAVHEGGHTPFQADITAVLTEGNNTVVVRAEDFSRDVTLPRGKQYWLENSASIFYTRTTGIWQSVWLEPLSEVHLAKSMLTPDIDRNEVRIRTFLKGYEASDKLKLRILICFEQERIAEEEYIVSGAEQQRSIGLGDFNDHGLGRLWSPEHPNLYDIRFQLVRSETVIDEVSAYFGMRKVSVEDGKLCLNNRPYYQRLVLDQGYFPDGILTAPADGDLQRDVELAKELGFNGVRKHQKTEDPRFLYWCDKLGMLVWSEAANAYEFSEAYVRRFTQEWLEIMERDYNHPCIVAWVPLNESWGIPNVQIDERQQQHGLAMYHLTKSLDGTRPVVYNDGWEHMTTDLVTIHDYESRREVLEQRYATAESAVNAMPANRRIFVGGASYQGQPLLVSEFGGIAFKKSEQEGWGYSGAENEADFLSRLQAVVGPMFTSPVIQGYCYTQLTDVEQEINGMLTYDRKPKAPLAALRAIMTNEQV, encoded by the coding sequence TTGAGTACACCAGCAGCAGAACCATCGATTCCCCGTCCGGAATATCCCAGACCCCAGTTTGTCCGCAAGGATTGGTTGAGCCTCAATGGACAGTGGGATTTTTGCTTTGATGACGGGCGCGCCGGTGAAGATGAACACTGGTACCGGGGAGATGCGGAAGCTTTTTCAGCCCGGGCAATTCAGATGCCGTTTGCGTTTCAGAGCAGGCTGAGCGGGATTGCCGACCCTTCTTTTCATGATGTGGTGTGGTACCGGAGAACATTTTGCATTCCTGCAGACTGGAGCGGCAAAAGGGTTGTGCTGCATTTCGGAGCTGTTGATTACCTGGCCAAGGTTTGGGTGAACGGGCAGCTTGCAGCGGTGCATGAAGGCGGTCATACTCCTTTTCAGGCTGATATTACGGCAGTACTGACTGAAGGAAATAATACGGTTGTGGTCCGGGCGGAGGATTTCAGCCGAGATGTCACCCTGCCGCGCGGGAAGCAGTACTGGCTGGAAAATTCCGCATCTATTTTTTACACCCGTACGACCGGAATCTGGCAGAGCGTGTGGCTTGAACCGCTGTCTGAAGTTCATCTGGCCAAAAGTATGCTCACCCCTGATATTGACCGCAACGAAGTCCGGATCCGCACGTTTCTTAAGGGATACGAGGCGTCAGATAAGCTTAAACTTCGTATTCTGATCTGTTTTGAGCAGGAGCGGATTGCCGAAGAGGAATATATAGTTAGCGGAGCTGAACAGCAACGGAGTATCGGGCTGGGTGATTTCAATGATCATGGACTTGGACGGCTGTGGAGTCCGGAGCATCCGAATTTATATGATATCCGGTTCCAGCTTGTCCGCAGTGAGACCGTTATAGATGAAGTCTCTGCTTATTTCGGGATGCGCAAGGTGTCGGTTGAGGACGGTAAACTCTGTCTTAATAACAGGCCTTACTATCAGCGGCTTGTGCTTGACCAGGGGTATTTTCCTGACGGCATTCTGACTGCTCCTGCTGACGGCGATTTGCAGCGTGATGTGGAGCTGGCCAAAGAACTTGGTTTCAACGGTGTGCGCAAGCACCAGAAGACGGAAGATCCTCGTTTCCTGTACTGGTGCGACAAGCTCGGCATGCTGGTCTGGAGTGAGGCGGCCAATGCTTATGAATTTTCGGAAGCTTATGTCCGGAGGTTCACGCAGGAGTGGCTGGAGATTATGGAACGTGACTATAACCATCCTTGCATTGTAGCCTGGGTTCCGCTTAATGAGAGCTGGGGGATTCCTAATGTGCAGATTGATGAGCGCCAGCAGCAGCACGGACTGGCCATGTATCATTTGACCAAATCCCTCGATGGGACCAGACCGGTGGTGTATAATGACGGCTGGGAGCATATGACAACGGACCTGGTAACCATTCACGATTATGAGAGCCGCCGGGAAGTATTGGAGCAGCGATATGCCACGGCAGAATCGGCTGTTAATGCCATGCCGGCGAACCGCAGGATTTTTGTCGGAGGCGCTTCTTACCAGGGGCAGCCGCTGCTTGTCTCGGAGTTCGGGGGCATTGCCTTCAAAAAAAGCGAGCAGGAGGGCTGGGGCTACTCCGGAGCAGAGAACGAAGCGGATTTTCTGAGCCGGCTGCAGGCGGTCGTCGGGCCTATGTTTACCTCACCGGTGATTCAGGGCTACTGCTATACGCAGCTGACGGATGTAGAGCAGGAGATCAACGGGATGCTGACCTATGACAGAAAACCGAAAGCGCCGCTGGCCGCTCTCCGGGCAATCATGACGAATGAACAGGTGTAG